From the Acidilutibacter cellobiosedens genome, one window contains:
- a CDS encoding DUF6512 family protein, whose amino-acid sequence MFKNTRKIKKWESWGIIWTIILGFLLYFAFELSGNCWIVGIISPINKSLWEYLKISYWSVVLFSLIEYHCIKKETNGFFIGKFAEILILDLIFGLGHYIFITAFGSSQLWADIIFYGTGVFLGGIISLSIMKKDVSGKLNFVGLLAMIIIGILFIYFTFYPLHIPLFMDSVTF is encoded by the coding sequence ATGTTTAAAAATACAAGAAAGATTAAAAAATGGGAATCATGGGGAATCATATGGACTATTATTTTGGGTTTTCTCCTTTATTTTGCTTTTGAATTGTCGGGAAATTGTTGGATAGTCGGAATTATAAGCCCTATTAATAAAAGCCTTTGGGAATATTTAAAAATAAGTTATTGGAGCGTTGTATTATTTTCATTAATTGAATACCACTGTATAAAAAAAGAAACTAATGGATTTTTTATTGGGAAATTTGCTGAGATACTCATATTGGATTTAATTTTCGGATTAGGACATTATATTTTTATCACAGCATTCGGCAGTTCTCAATTATGGGCGGATATAATTTTCTATGGTACAGGGGTATTTCTTGGAGGAATAATTAGCTTAAGTATCATGAAAAAAGATGTATCCGGCAAATTAAATTTTGTGGGACTGTTGGCTATGATTATAATAGGGATACTTTTTATATATTTTACTTTTTATCCGTTACATATTCCTTTGTTTATGGATTCTGTTACATTTTGA
- a CDS encoding ABC transporter ATP-binding protein — translation MIKKFISYYKPHRKLFFIDMLCAFIISALDLVFPIVSRNFINDIIPNGKMHLLYKWSIVLFLLYILRYICNYVVTYWGHVVGVRIEYDMRRDLFAHLQTLSFSYFDNNKTGHIMSRMINDLREISELAHHGPEDIFISFIMIVGSFIILFGIEWRLTLVIFAFVPFMILFAIKKRVKLENAFKDVKMTIANVNSQLENSISGIRVAKSFTNEQYEMEKFNGGNKKFKISRESAFKYMADFSSGIIFVSNILNLVALSLGGIFVYKGIINIGDLVAYILFIGFFLQPIRRLTEFTQQYEDGMTGFKRFMEIMDIKPDIVDREGAVDLKNVKGKIRFNNVSFSYTNGENTVLSNINLTIEPGETIAIVGPSGAGKTTLCHLIPRFYETNSGEITIDDIDIKNIKLKSLRQNIGLVQQDVFLFTGTIKDNILYGNPQATEEEIIEAARNASIHDYIMSLPEDYDTYIGEKGIKLSGGQKQRISIARVFLKNPPILILDEATSSLDNATEIAIQESLKKLSYGRTTLIIAHRLSTIKNADEIVVLTNQGIIERGRHQELLDRGGVYSELYKSQFKDLMTE, via the coding sequence TTGATAAAAAAGTTTATTTCTTATTATAAGCCTCATAGAAAGCTATTCTTTATAGATATGTTATGTGCCTTTATTATTTCTGCATTGGACTTGGTTTTCCCCATAGTTTCAAGAAACTTTATCAACGATATTATTCCTAACGGGAAGATGCATTTGCTATACAAATGGTCAATTGTATTGTTCCTTTTATATATTTTAAGATATATATGCAATTATGTGGTTACTTACTGGGGACATGTTGTGGGTGTAAGAATAGAGTATGATATGAGAAGGGATTTATTTGCTCATTTGCAAACTTTATCTTTTAGCTATTTTGATAATAATAAAACGGGACATATTATGTCAAGAATGATAAATGATTTGAGAGAGATTTCCGAATTGGCTCATCACGGTCCGGAAGATATATTTATTTCTTTTATAATGATAGTAGGATCTTTTATTATCTTATTTGGAATTGAGTGGAGGCTGACTTTAGTCATATTTGCCTTTGTTCCGTTTATGATATTGTTTGCGATAAAGAAAAGAGTAAAATTAGAAAATGCTTTTAAAGATGTAAAAATGACTATTGCCAATGTAAATTCTCAGCTGGAAAACAGCATTTCCGGAATCAGAGTTGCTAAATCTTTTACCAACGAACAGTATGAAATGGAAAAGTTTAACGGAGGCAACAAAAAGTTTAAGATTTCAAGAGAATCTGCATTTAAATATATGGCGGATTTTTCATCAGGGATTATATTTGTTTCGAATATTTTAAATCTTGTGGCCCTAAGTTTAGGCGGAATATTTGTGTACAAAGGAATTATCAATATCGGAGATTTAGTGGCATATATTTTATTTATAGGATTTTTTCTTCAGCCTATACGTAGGCTTACTGAATTTACTCAGCAATACGAAGATGGAATGACAGGGTTTAAAAGGTTTATGGAAATAATGGATATAAAACCGGATATAGTAGATAGAGAGGGAGCTGTTGATTTAAAAAATGTAAAGGGAAAAATTAGATTCAATAACGTATCTTTTAGTTATACAAACGGAGAAAATACCGTTCTTTCCAATATAAATCTGACAATAGAACCGGGGGAAACAATAGCTATTGTAGGACCTTCCGGGGCAGGAAAAACAACTTTATGTCATCTTATACCCAGGTTTTATGAAACCAATAGCGGAGAAATAACAATAGATGATATAGATATAAAGAATATAAAACTTAAATCTTTAAGACAAAATATAGGACTTGTTCAGCAAGATGTATTTCTTTTCACAGGAACTATAAAAGATAATATACTTTATGGAAATCCTCAAGCAACGGAAGAGGAAATAATTGAAGCTGCCCGAAATGCAAGTATTCATGATTATATTATGAGTTTACCAGAAGACTATGATACCTACATAGGAGAGAAGGGCATTAAATTGTCCGGTGGTCAAAAACAAAGAATATCCATAGCCAGAGTATTCCTAAAAAATCCGCCTATATTGATATTGGATGAGGCTACTTCCTCTTTAGACAATGCAACAGAAATTGCAATACAAGAATCTCTGAAAAAATTGTCTTATGGGAGAACAACCTTAATAATAGCTCATAGGCTTTCCACTATAAAAAATGCAGATGAAATTGTAGTTTTAACTAATCAGGGAATTATTGAGAGGGGCAGACATCAGGAGCTTTTGGATAGAGGAGGAGTATACTCCGAATTGTATAAATCTCAATTCAAAGACTTAATGACCGAATAG
- a CDS encoding metallopeptidase TldD-related protein, whose translation MIDNIKRILEGSKEINEWKIVENKISSKEVFFIKDKIQMNRGKDVLHYKVTLYRDFEEDNKKYRGSSIINIHPTMSMEEIKSCIDDASFSAGFVKNEYYPIPEGNAEKFSKTKSNFCEGNISDWIEKLSYSLYKENIYEKGFINSSELFLDRICTRILNSKGLDVSFSQYKGMVQVVTSWEGDKGEIELYNSIRFADYDDKMIREEIRKQLLLSEDRAKALPTPSLNKENILLTGKSVKEFLGYYYSKSNAKGVYDGISTFKKGSKVQGNEVKGDLINMSLNPFMENSTESTPYDEDGFKLEKIDIIKDGVLLRYWGDVRHSYYLNAEPTGNIGNVFFAGGSKSVDEMKKEPYLELISFSDFQMDGLTGDFGGEIRLGFYFDGENTVPVTGGSISGNIIEVEKNLTLSKEIEKENNFSGPKAIQIHGINVLGIK comes from the coding sequence ATGATAGATAATATAAAGAGGATATTAGAAGGTTCAAAAGAAATAAATGAATGGAAGATCGTCGAAAATAAAATTTCTTCCAAGGAAGTATTTTTTATAAAGGACAAAATTCAAATGAACAGAGGGAAAGATGTACTTCATTATAAAGTGACTCTATATAGGGATTTTGAAGAAGATAACAAAAAATACAGAGGTTCTTCCATAATCAATATCCATCCCACAATGAGCATGGAAGAAATAAAAAGCTGTATAGATGATGCTTCTTTTTCCGCAGGTTTTGTTAAAAATGAATATTATCCCATACCAGAAGGAAATGCGGAGAAATTTTCAAAAACAAAAAGTAATTTCTGTGAGGGGAATATTTCGGACTGGATAGAAAAATTGTCTTATTCATTATATAAGGAAAATATATATGAAAAAGGTTTTATAAATTCTTCGGAATTATTTTTAGACAGGATATGTACGAGAATTTTAAATTCTAAAGGTCTTGATGTTTCATTCAGCCAATATAAAGGTATGGTTCAAGTGGTAACAAGCTGGGAAGGGGATAAGGGTGAAATAGAGTTATACAATAGTATCAGATTCGCGGATTATGATGATAAAATGATTAGAGAGGAAATCAGAAAACAGTTGCTTTTATCTGAAGACAGAGCAAAAGCTTTACCTACACCCAGTTTAAATAAAGAAAATATTTTACTTACAGGAAAATCGGTTAAAGAATTTTTGGGATATTATTATTCGAAATCAAATGCCAAGGGAGTATACGATGGTATATCAACATTTAAAAAGGGAAGTAAAGTTCAAGGCAATGAAGTAAAGGGAGATTTAATTAATATGTCATTGAATCCGTTTATGGAAAATTCTACAGAAAGTACTCCCTACGATGAAGATGGATTTAAGTTAGAGAAGATTGATATAATAAAAGACGGAGTGCTTTTAAGATATTGGGGAGATGTCAGACACTCTTATTATCTTAATGCCGAACCTACAGGTAATATCGGGAATGTATTCTTTGCCGGCGGAAGTAAATCTGTTGATGAAATGAAAAAAGAGCCCTATTTGGAGCTTATAAGTTTTTCTGATTTCCAAATGGACGGATTGACAGGAGATTTTGGGGGAGAAATAAGACTCGGATTTTATTTTGATGGGGAAAATACTGTTCCTGTAACGGGAGGCTCAATTTCCGGTAATATTATAGAGGTCGAAAAGAATTTAACTTTGTCTAAAGAAATAGAAAAGGAAAACAATTTTTCGGGACCTAAGGCCATTCAAATTCATGGCATAAATGTTTTGGGAATAAAATAG
- a CDS encoding TldD/PmbA family protein yields MEKVKMSEFLTDKKTKLEELLDMLLKDYKYVSILGTDVKGKTYSVKKTGVDIGDSMWTERGFVIRVFNGINYSEYSFNELPEDLSPIVEKIRGISKEDLNKLKSSSLEFMEYPLIQEENAEKSFLGEVEILPEKMSSREKVERLQRIKDEGFKYSDELVDCRVSYEEVHVSKIFLSRNKKLAQSYIWTNGQLVAIVRRNGNTKFDYKGYSGLKGVEILNEMNEGVKGLIDETIELLDSEKVQPGEYDVICTPEISGLIAHEAFGHGVEMDMFVKNRAKAVEYLKKPVASELVTMHDGAASAVEVSSYLFDDEGVIGSDTTIIDKGILKTGISDLLSALKLGTKPTGNGKRESFERKAYARMTNTFFEKRSSKLEDMVSSIDYGYLIDVGMSGMEDPKNWGIQCMVLIGREIRNGKFTGKIVSPIVLTGYVPDLLQSISMVSDKVELSGTGMCGKGYREFVKVSDGGPYIKAKVRLG; encoded by the coding sequence ATGGAAAAAGTTAAAATGTCTGAATTTTTAACAGATAAGAAGACTAAGTTAGAAGAATTGTTGGATATGCTTTTGAAGGATTACAAATATGTATCTATTCTTGGGACAGATGTAAAGGGAAAGACATATTCCGTAAAGAAAACAGGGGTAGATATAGGGGATTCCATGTGGACAGAAAGAGGATTTGTAATAAGGGTATTTAATGGAATCAACTATTCCGAATACTCGTTTAATGAATTGCCGGAAGATTTATCGCCAATAGTTGAGAAAATAAGGGGAATTTCTAAGGAAGATTTGAATAAGCTGAAATCTTCTTCTTTGGAGTTTATGGAGTATCCCTTAATACAGGAAGAAAATGCGGAAAAGAGTTTTTTGGGAGAAGTTGAAATTTTACCGGAAAAAATGAGTTCAAGAGAAAAAGTGGAAAGACTGCAGAGAATAAAGGATGAAGGGTTTAAATATTCTGATGAATTGGTGGACTGCAGGGTCAGCTATGAAGAAGTTCATGTTTCAAAAATATTTTTATCCCGCAATAAAAAGCTGGCTCAGTCTTATATATGGACTAACGGACAACTTGTAGCCATTGTAAGAAGAAATGGAAATACTAAATTTGACTACAAAGGATATTCGGGACTTAAAGGAGTGGAAATACTTAACGAAATGAATGAAGGAGTCAAAGGTTTGATTGATGAAACAATTGAGCTTTTAGATAGTGAAAAAGTACAACCGGGAGAATATGATGTAATATGTACTCCTGAGATTTCGGGGTTGATAGCTCATGAAGCTTTCGGTCACGGGGTTGAAATGGACATGTTTGTAAAGAACAGGGCTAAGGCTGTGGAATATCTCAAAAAACCAGTAGCCTCCGAATTAGTTACTATGCACGACGGAGCGGCAAGTGCGGTAGAGGTTTCATCCTATTTATTTGATGACGAAGGAGTAATAGGAAGCGATACAACAATAATCGACAAGGGAATATTAAAGACGGGGATATCCGATTTGCTTTCAGCATTGAAATTGGGCACTAAGCCTACGGGAAACGGCAAAAGAGAGTCCTTTGAGAGAAAAGCATATGCCCGAATGACTAATACGTTTTTTGAGAAGAGAAGTTCTAAACTTGAGGATATGGTATCATCTATTGATTATGGATATCTTATAGATGTGGGAATGAGCGGCATGGAAGATCCTAAAAATTGGGGTATACAATGTATGGTTCTTATCGGAAGAGAAATAAGGAATGGGAAATTTACGGGAAAGATTGTTTCTCCAATAGTGCTTACAGGATATGTACCCGATTTGCTTCAGTCCATTTCAATGGTGTCCGATAAGGTGGAACTTTCCGGAACAGGAATGTGCGGCAAAGGATATAGGGAATTTGTTAAAGTTTCTGACGGAGGTCCATATATTAAAGCAAAAGTGAGGTTAGGATAA
- the sufD gene encoding Fe-S cluster assembly protein SufD, whose product MAEYINAVNRLPSITWRWVKVNELYLDNLIIPEIKEYEYPYLKSTSHGNIEIKTEIKNMESFCPLKDEGKDYGVSEDLVNFAKKHYNSSLLIHAPKGEVLKDPIKIYHMMDNKNPNLIDNNIIIGEEDSEITVIMEYNTEKNVRAFHNGITRIYAKDGAKINIIKVQNMNEESNHFDSNMSIIGYNGEVNYISVEIGGKASITNYVNNLNGTESKSQIKSIYLGRGDEIKDINYLMNQRGRRSRSNIETRGVLKDRAKKTFKATIDFKKGASKSKGAEEEYAILLDPTVKADAAPLLLCQEDDVDGAHAASAGRIDENKLFYIMSRGFNEKDARKLIIEASFRPIIDEIVEDDLREKILDEIQRRLTNE is encoded by the coding sequence ATGGCTGAATATATAAATGCTGTAAATAGACTTCCGTCTATAACATGGAGATGGGTGAAGGTCAATGAATTATATTTGGATAATTTAATCATTCCCGAAATAAAGGAATATGAATATCCTTATTTGAAATCAACTTCCCATGGAAATATAGAGATAAAAACCGAAATAAAGAATATGGAATCTTTCTGTCCTTTGAAAGATGAAGGAAAGGATTACGGAGTATCTGAGGATTTGGTTAATTTTGCAAAGAAACATTATAACAGTTCTCTTTTAATTCATGCGCCTAAAGGAGAAGTGCTGAAAGATCCTATTAAAATTTACCATATGATGGATAATAAAAATCCTAATTTGATTGATAATAATATAATAATCGGAGAAGAAGACAGTGAGATAACGGTAATCATGGAGTATAACACAGAAAAGAACGTTAGAGCTTTCCATAATGGTATCACAAGAATTTATGCTAAGGATGGAGCTAAAATCAATATAATAAAGGTTCAAAATATGAATGAAGAGTCCAACCATTTTGATTCTAATATGTCGATCATAGGATATAACGGAGAGGTAAATTATATTTCTGTGGAAATAGGAGGAAAAGCAAGTATTACTAATTATGTAAATAATTTAAACGGTACCGAATCCAAGTCCCAAATAAAATCCATATATTTGGGGCGAGGTGATGAAATAAAAGATATAAATTATTTGATGAACCAGAGAGGAAGAAGAAGCCGAAGCAATATAGAAACAAGAGGAGTTTTAAAGGACAGGGCCAAGAAAACATTTAAAGCTACAATAGATTTTAAAAAGGGAGCTTCGAAATCAAAGGGAGCGGAAGAGGAATATGCTATATTATTGGATCCGACAGTTAAAGCAGATGCTGCGCCTCTGTTACTGTGCCAAGAGGACGATGTCGACGGGGCTCATGCTGCCAGTGCGGGAAGAATAGATGAAAACAAATTGTTTTATATTATGAGTAGAGGATTTAATGAAAAGGATGCAAGAAAACTTATAATAGAGGCTTCTTTCAGACCTATAATTGATGAAATCGTAGAAGATGATTTGAGAGAAAAGATTCTTGATGAAATTCAAAGGAGATTAACCAATGAATAG
- a CDS encoding cysteine desulfurase — protein MNRIDDAQIEKIRKDFKVFSQKINGKKIVYLDNAATTQRPESVIKAVENYYDTSNANPHRGAHALSIRATKVYEDGREKVRKFINAKSTKEIIFTKNSTEALNLIANSYGMNFINKDDEIVIPISEHHSNLIPWQRVAKTKGAVLKYMYIDDEGRLTDEEIRSKITEKTKLVSIAHVTNTLGVVYPIEKIIDYAHKKGAIVVVDAAQSVPHMAEDVQKLDADFMVFSGHKMLSPMGIGVLYGKENILEKMPPFLLGGDMIEYVSEQDATFAELPFKFEAGTQYVEGVAGLSAAIDYIENLGFDFIREVENQLTEYALDEMGKIPYVTVYGPLNMKDRAGVISFNIKDVHPHDVATIVDSNYGVALRSGHHCAQPLMTYLNLNATCRISFYFYNTKEDVDIFIRSIKDVRRWLGYES, from the coding sequence ATGAATAGAATAGATGATGCACAGATAGAAAAAATTAGAAAGGATTTTAAAGTTTTTTCTCAAAAGATAAATGGGAAAAAGATTGTCTATTTGGATAATGCCGCTACCACTCAGAGGCCGGAGAGCGTTATAAAAGCAGTTGAAAATTATTATGATACTTCTAATGCCAATCCTCACAGAGGTGCCCATGCTTTAAGTATAAGAGCGACAAAGGTATATGAAGACGGAAGAGAAAAAGTAAGAAAGTTCATTAATGCTAAAAGTACCAAGGAAATAATCTTTACTAAAAATTCTACTGAAGCCCTTAATTTAATTGCTAATTCCTACGGAATGAATTTTATTAATAAAGATGATGAAATAGTGATACCCATATCGGAACATCACAGTAATTTAATACCATGGCAAAGAGTGGCAAAGACAAAGGGTGCTGTATTGAAGTATATGTATATAGATGACGAAGGCAGACTAACGGATGAGGAAATAAGATCAAAGATTACGGAAAAAACCAAGTTAGTATCTATAGCTCATGTTACAAATACTTTAGGAGTAGTATATCCAATAGAAAAAATCATTGATTATGCGCATAAAAAAGGTGCAATAGTAGTGGTAGATGCTGCTCAAAGTGTTCCTCATATGGCTGAAGATGTACAGAAACTTGATGCGGATTTCATGGTTTTTTCAGGTCATAAAATGTTATCTCCCATGGGCATAGGGGTGTTGTACGGAAAAGAAAATATTTTGGAAAAGATGCCCCCTTTCTTATTGGGAGGAGATATGATAGAATATGTATCGGAGCAAGATGCTACTTTTGCAGAACTTCCCTTTAAATTTGAAGCAGGTACTCAATATGTAGAGGGAGTCGCAGGGCTTTCTGCAGCAATAGATTATATAGAGAATTTAGGCTTTGATTTTATAAGGGAAGTTGAAAATCAGTTGACCGAATATGCCCTGGATGAAATGGGGAAGATTCCATATGTAACTGTATATGGCCCTTTAAATATGAAGGATAGAGCAGGAGTAATCTCATTTAATATTAAGGATGTACATCCTCATGATGTGGCAACTATAGTAGACAGCAATTATGGAGTGGCTTTAAGGTCAGGACATCATTGTGCCCAGCCTTTAATGACCTATTTAAATCTTAATGCTACTTGCAGAATAAGCTTTTATTTCTATAATACAAAGGAAGATGTGGATATATTTATCAGGAGTATCAAAGACGTAAGGAGATGGCTTGGATATGAGTCTTAA
- the sufC gene encoding Fe-S cluster assembly ATPase SufC, which translates to MVEKLLNIKDLHVEVDGKEILKGINLDINKGEVHVIMGPNGGGKSTLANTLMNHPKYKISKGDIYFEGERINDLKTDERAKRGMFLSFQYPEEVAGVTVESFLRTAKMAVTGEPLKILTFRKRLEESMRLLDIDKSYARRYLNVGFSGGEKKKNEILQMAILEPKLSILDETDSGLDVDAVKVVSEGVKLLADGEKSIIIITHHNKILQYLHPDYVHVLIDGKIIKTGDMSIAKDIENNGYEKYKEEVYQL; encoded by the coding sequence ATAGTGGAAAAACTATTGAATATAAAAGATCTTCATGTAGAAGTTGATGGCAAGGAAATACTTAAAGGGATTAATTTAGATATTAATAAAGGGGAAGTTCATGTAATAATGGGACCTAACGGTGGAGGAAAATCCACTCTTGCCAATACTTTAATGAACCATCCTAAATATAAAATTTCTAAAGGAGATATTTATTTTGAAGGAGAAAGGATAAACGATCTAAAGACAGACGAAAGGGCAAAAAGAGGAATGTTCTTGTCATTTCAATATCCCGAGGAAGTAGCCGGCGTTACTGTAGAGAGTTTTTTAAGAACTGCAAAAATGGCCGTAACGGGAGAACCTTTAAAAATACTGACCTTTAGAAAAAGGCTGGAGGAAAGCATGAGACTTTTGGATATTGATAAATCTTATGCTAGGAGATATTTAAACGTAGGATTTTCCGGAGGGGAAAAGAAGAAAAATGAGATTCTTCAAATGGCTATACTTGAACCGAAGCTTTCCATCCTTGATGAGACAGATTCTGGCCTTGATGTAGATGCGGTAAAGGTAGTATCGGAGGGAGTTAAACTTTTAGCCGATGGAGAAAAATCCATAATTATAATAACTCATCACAATAAGATATTGCAATATCTTCATCCGGATTACGTACATGTTTTGATAGACGGAAAGATAATTAAAACAGGAGATATGAGTATTGCAAAGGATATCGAAAATAACGGATATGAAAAATATAAAGAAGAAGTTTATCAACTTTGA
- the sufU gene encoding Fe-S cluster assembly sulfur transfer protein SufU translates to MSLNDIYTELIIEHNQHSPNKKHLDHPDHVELGHNPSCGDEISLELKFNGDIIEDASFTGHGCAISQASTSIMIDTIKGKTKEEASKLADMFIKMIKKEITDEKELEKLEDAIAFKNISNMPARVKCAVLSWHTLKESIK, encoded by the coding sequence ATGAGTCTTAATGACATATATACGGAACTCATAATAGAGCACAACCAGCATAGTCCCAACAAAAAACATTTAGATCATCCTGACCACGTGGAATTAGGACATAATCCCAGTTGCGGAGATGAGATATCTTTGGAATTGAAGTTTAACGGAGACATAATAGAAGATGCTTCCTTTACAGGTCACGGATGTGCCATATCTCAAGCTTCAACATCTATAATGATAGATACTATAAAGGGTAAAACCAAAGAAGAAGCATCAAAGTTAGCGGATATGTTTATAAAGATGATAAAAAAGGAAATAACAGATGAAAAAGAATTAGAAAAATTGGAAGATGCAATTGCATTTAAAAATATTTCAAATATGCCTGCAAGAGTTAAATGTGCTGTTCTTTCATGGCATACTTTGAAAGAGTCTATTAAATAA
- the sufB gene encoding Fe-S cluster assembly protein SufB — METKKKTYVDDIDRGIYDIKNKVRYSYKVENGLTEKIVREISKEKNEPKWMTDFRLKSLEIYNNMELPPWGPDLSDLDMDNIVTYIRPDTDMKSSWDQVPKDIKRTFDLLGIPEAEKESLAGVGAQYDSEVVYHNIKEELVKQGVIYTDMETAVRDYEDIVKAHFMKCVPPTDHKFVALHGAVWSGGSFVYVPEGVQVDIPLQSYFRMNAPGIGQFEHTLIIVEKGARVHFIEGCSAPKYNVNNLHAGCVELFIGEGATLRYSTIENWSKNMYNLNTKRALVEKNGTIEWVTGSFGSKVSMLYPMSVLKGEGAKCEFTGITFAGKGQYLDTGCKVVHAAPHTYSNVNSKSISKSGGVAIYRDVIKINKEAHHSKSTVSCESLMLDNISRSDTIPVMDILNDEVDLGHEAKIGRISDESIFYLMSRGLSEEEARAMIVRGFVEPISKELPLEYAVEMNNLIKLELEGTIG, encoded by the coding sequence ATGGAGACTAAAAAGAAAACATATGTGGATGATATAGACAGAGGTATTTATGATATAAAAAATAAGGTCAGGTACAGTTACAAGGTAGAGAACGGGTTGACGGAAAAAATTGTGCGGGAGATTTCAAAAGAAAAGAATGAACCTAAATGGATGACAGATTTTAGACTTAAATCTCTTGAGATATATAACAATATGGAATTGCCTCCTTGGGGACCGGATTTAAGTGACCTTGATATGGATAATATAGTTACTTATATAAGGCCTGATACGGATATGAAAAGCAGTTGGGATCAGGTGCCGAAAGATATAAAACGTACTTTTGATTTACTTGGAATACCTGAAGCGGAAAAGGAGTCTCTTGCCGGAGTGGGAGCTCAATACGATTCTGAAGTGGTGTACCATAATATAAAAGAAGAGCTGGTAAAACAAGGAGTAATATATACTGATATGGAAACTGCAGTCAGAGATTATGAAGATATAGTCAAGGCACATTTCATGAAATGTGTTCCCCCGACTGATCATAAATTTGTCGCTCTTCACGGGGCAGTATGGTCGGGAGGTTCTTTCGTATATGTTCCAGAAGGAGTACAGGTTGATATTCCTCTTCAATCTTATTTCAGGATGAATGCACCGGGAATAGGACAGTTTGAACATACTCTGATAATAGTGGAGAAAGGTGCACGGGTTCATTTTATAGAAGGATGTTCCGCACCTAAATATAATGTAAATAATCTTCACGCCGGCTGTGTGGAGCTGTTCATAGGAGAGGGAGCTACTTTAAGGTACAGTACCATAGAAAATTGGTCTAAGAATATGTATAATTTAAATACTAAGCGTGCTTTAGTTGAGAAAAACGGAACTATAGAATGGGTTACCGGTTCTTTTGGTTCGAAAGTATCTATGCTTTATCCGATGAGTGTATTAAAAGGAGAAGGAGCAAAATGTGAGTTTACAGGAATTACTTTTGCCGGAAAGGGTCAGTACCTTGATACAGGATGTAAAGTCGTTCATGCGGCTCCTCATACTTATTCCAATGTTAACTCCAAATCCATTTCCAAGAGTGGAGGAGTAGCCATATATAGAGATGTAATTAAGATAAATAAGGAGGCCCATCATTCCAAATCCACGGTGTCTTGTGAGTCCTTGATGCTGGATAATATATCAAGATCCGATACCATACCTGTTATGGATATATTAAATGATGAGGTGGATTTAGGTCATGAGGCAAAGATAGGAAGAATAAGCGATGAATCGATTTTTTACCTTATGAGCAGGGGATTAAGCGAGGAAGAAGCAAGAGCGATGATAGTAAGAGGATTCGTGGAGCCGATTTCAAAAGAACTTCCGCTGGAATATGCGGTTGAGATGAATAATCTGATTAAGCTGGAATTAGAAGGAACAATAGGATAG